One window of the Oncorhynchus gorbuscha isolate QuinsamMale2020 ecotype Even-year linkage group LG17, OgorEven_v1.0, whole genome shotgun sequence genome contains the following:
- the atxn3 gene encoding ataxin-3 isoform X2: MESIFHEKQEGSLCAQHCLNNLLQGEYFTPVDLSSIAHQLDEEERMRMAEGGMGSEEYRTFLQQPSGNMDDSGFFSIQVISNALSVWGLELILFNSREYQSLMINPINEKAFICNYKEHWFTIRKLGQQWFNLNSLLTGPELISDTYLALFLAQLQQEGYSIFVIRGNLPECDAEQILGIMKVQQQQRPKLIGEDEAQSSSGMGRSSGQGSVLEAGPGVVEGVVDEDEEELRKALALSRQGMEVEDEEADLRRAIQLSMQGAVVSNTSMPKGGLVAKTTSSGQAPGSTTGGAPLSEKLSAEELRRRRQAYFDRQSQQLAQPTSPQQPTESTGPGKSGTEEDAQTKRSQ; encoded by the exons ATGGAGTCCATCTTTCATGAGAAA caagaGGGCTCCCTGTGTGCTCAGCATTGCCTTAACAACCTTCTGCAAGGCGAGTATTTCACCCCCGTGGACCTGTCGTCCATCGCCCATCaactggatgaagaggaaaggaTGAGGATGGCGGAGGGTGGTATGGGTAGTGAGGAGTACAGAACCTTTTTACAG CAGCCATCTGGTAACATGGATGACAGTGGTTTCTTTTCTATACAA GTTATCAGCAATGCATTATCAGTGTGGGGTTTGGAGCTGATCCTCTTCAACAGCCGAGAATACCAAAGCCTTATGATAAACCCAAT AAATGAAAAGGCATTCATATGCAACTACAAGGAGCACTGGTTTACAATACGAAAACTTGGGCAACAG TGGTTTAATTTGAATTCATTGTTGACTGGACCAGAGCTGATATCAGACACATACCTAGCCCTCTTCCTTGCACAGTTACAACAAGAAG GGTATTCCATATTTGTGATCCGAGGAAATCTCCCGGAGTGTGATGCAGAGCAGATTCTGGGGATCATGAAGGTGCAGCAGCAACAGAGACCCAAGCTGATTGGAGAGGACGAGGCTCAGTCGAGTAGTGGCATGGG CAGATCATCAGGGCAGGGTAGTGTGCTGGAGGCAGGCCCTGGTGTGGTAGAGGGGGTggtggatgaggatgaggaggagctgAGGAAGGCCCTGGCCCTGAGTAGACAGGGAATGGAGGTGGAGGATGAAGAGGCTGATCTTCGCAGGGCCATACAGCTCAGCATGCAGG GGGCAGTAGTGAGCAATACGTCAATGCCAAAAGGGGGACTTGTTGCTAAAACGACATCGTCCGGCCAGGCACCAGGGAGTACTACAGGAGGAGCACCTCTGAGTGAGAAACTCTCAGCTGAGGAACTGCGACGGAGGAGACAAGCCTACTTTGACAG ACAGTCCCAACAGCTGGCTCAGCCCACTTCACCTCAACAACCAACAGAAAGCACAG GACCCGGGAAGAGTGGCACAGAGGAAGATGCACAAACCAAACGCAGCCAGTGA
- the atxn3 gene encoding ataxin-3 isoform X1: MESIFHEKQEGSLCAQHCLNNLLQGEYFTPVDLSSIAHQLDEEERMRMAEGGMGSEEYRTFLQQPSGNMDDSGFFSIQVISNALSVWGLELILFNSREYQSLMINPINEKAFICNYKEHWFTIRKLGQQWFNLNSLLTGPELISDTYLALFLAQLQQEGYSIFVIRGNLPECDAEQILGIMKVQQQQRPKLIGEDEAQSSSGMGRSSGQGSVLEAGPGVVEGVVDEDEEELRKALALSRQGMEVEDEEADLRRAIQLSMQGKALLGAVVSNTSMPKGGLVAKTTSSGQAPGSTTGGAPLSEKLSAEELRRRRQAYFDRQSQQLAQPTSPQQPTESTGPGKSGTEEDAQTKRSQ, encoded by the exons ATGGAGTCCATCTTTCATGAGAAA caagaGGGCTCCCTGTGTGCTCAGCATTGCCTTAACAACCTTCTGCAAGGCGAGTATTTCACCCCCGTGGACCTGTCGTCCATCGCCCATCaactggatgaagaggaaaggaTGAGGATGGCGGAGGGTGGTATGGGTAGTGAGGAGTACAGAACCTTTTTACAG CAGCCATCTGGTAACATGGATGACAGTGGTTTCTTTTCTATACAA GTTATCAGCAATGCATTATCAGTGTGGGGTTTGGAGCTGATCCTCTTCAACAGCCGAGAATACCAAAGCCTTATGATAAACCCAAT AAATGAAAAGGCATTCATATGCAACTACAAGGAGCACTGGTTTACAATACGAAAACTTGGGCAACAG TGGTTTAATTTGAATTCATTGTTGACTGGACCAGAGCTGATATCAGACACATACCTAGCCCTCTTCCTTGCACAGTTACAACAAGAAG GGTATTCCATATTTGTGATCCGAGGAAATCTCCCGGAGTGTGATGCAGAGCAGATTCTGGGGATCATGAAGGTGCAGCAGCAACAGAGACCCAAGCTGATTGGAGAGGACGAGGCTCAGTCGAGTAGTGGCATGGG CAGATCATCAGGGCAGGGTAGTGTGCTGGAGGCAGGCCCTGGTGTGGTAGAGGGGGTggtggatgaggatgaggaggagctgAGGAAGGCCCTGGCCCTGAGTAGACAGGGAATGGAGGTGGAGGATGAAGAGGCTGATCTTCGCAGGGCCATACAGCTCAGCATGCAGGGTAAGGCTTTATTGG GGGCAGTAGTGAGCAATACGTCAATGCCAAAAGGGGGACTTGTTGCTAAAACGACATCGTCCGGCCAGGCACCAGGGAGTACTACAGGAGGAGCACCTCTGAGTGAGAAACTCTCAGCTGAGGAACTGCGACGGAGGAGACAAGCCTACTTTGACAG ACAGTCCCAACAGCTGGCTCAGCCCACTTCACCTCAACAACCAACAGAAAGCACAG GACCCGGGAAGAGTGGCACAGAGGAAGATGCACAAACCAAACGCAGCCAGTGA
- the atxn3 gene encoding ataxin-3 isoform X3, with protein MESIFHEKQEGSLCAQHCLNNLLQGEYFTPVDLSSIAHQLDEEERMRMAEGGMGSEEYRTFLQQPSGNMDDSGFFSIQVISNALSVWGLELILFNSREYQSLMINPINEKAFICNYKEHWFTIRKLGQQWFNLNSLLTGPELISDTYLALFLAQLQQEGYSIFVIRGNLPECDAEQILGIMKVQQQQRPKLIGEDEAQSSSGMGRSSGQGSVLEAGPGVVEGVVDEDEEELRKALALSRQGMEVEDEEADLRRAIQLSMQGKALLGAVVSNTSMPKGGLVAKTTSSGQAPGSTTGGAPLSEKLSAEELRRRRQAYFDR; from the exons ATGGAGTCCATCTTTCATGAGAAA caagaGGGCTCCCTGTGTGCTCAGCATTGCCTTAACAACCTTCTGCAAGGCGAGTATTTCACCCCCGTGGACCTGTCGTCCATCGCCCATCaactggatgaagaggaaaggaTGAGGATGGCGGAGGGTGGTATGGGTAGTGAGGAGTACAGAACCTTTTTACAG CAGCCATCTGGTAACATGGATGACAGTGGTTTCTTTTCTATACAA GTTATCAGCAATGCATTATCAGTGTGGGGTTTGGAGCTGATCCTCTTCAACAGCCGAGAATACCAAAGCCTTATGATAAACCCAAT AAATGAAAAGGCATTCATATGCAACTACAAGGAGCACTGGTTTACAATACGAAAACTTGGGCAACAG TGGTTTAATTTGAATTCATTGTTGACTGGACCAGAGCTGATATCAGACACATACCTAGCCCTCTTCCTTGCACAGTTACAACAAGAAG GGTATTCCATATTTGTGATCCGAGGAAATCTCCCGGAGTGTGATGCAGAGCAGATTCTGGGGATCATGAAGGTGCAGCAGCAACAGAGACCCAAGCTGATTGGAGAGGACGAGGCTCAGTCGAGTAGTGGCATGGG CAGATCATCAGGGCAGGGTAGTGTGCTGGAGGCAGGCCCTGGTGTGGTAGAGGGGGTggtggatgaggatgaggaggagctgAGGAAGGCCCTGGCCCTGAGTAGACAGGGAATGGAGGTGGAGGATGAAGAGGCTGATCTTCGCAGGGCCATACAGCTCAGCATGCAGGGTAAGGCTTTATTGG GGGCAGTAGTGAGCAATACGTCAATGCCAAAAGGGGGACTTGTTGCTAAAACGACATCGTCCGGCCAGGCACCAGGGAGTACTACAGGAGGAGCACCTCTGAGTGAGAAACTCTCAGCTGAGGAACTGCGACGGAGGAGACAAGCCTACTTTGACAGGTAA
- the atxn3 gene encoding ataxin-3 isoform X4 yields the protein MRMAEGGMGSEEYRTFLQQPSGNMDDSGFFSIQVISNALSVWGLELILFNSREYQSLMINPINEKAFICNYKEHWFTIRKLGQQWFNLNSLLTGPELISDTYLALFLAQLQQEGYSIFVIRGNLPECDAEQILGIMKVQQQQRPKLIGEDEAQSSSGMGRSSGQGSVLEAGPGVVEGVVDEDEEELRKALALSRQGMEVEDEEADLRRAIQLSMQGKALLGAVVSNTSMPKGGLVAKTTSSGQAPGSTTGGAPLSEKLSAEELRRRRQAYFDRQSQQLAQPTSPQQPTESTGPGKSGTEEDAQTKRSQ from the exons aTGAGGATGGCGGAGGGTGGTATGGGTAGTGAGGAGTACAGAACCTTTTTACAG CAGCCATCTGGTAACATGGATGACAGTGGTTTCTTTTCTATACAA GTTATCAGCAATGCATTATCAGTGTGGGGTTTGGAGCTGATCCTCTTCAACAGCCGAGAATACCAAAGCCTTATGATAAACCCAAT AAATGAAAAGGCATTCATATGCAACTACAAGGAGCACTGGTTTACAATACGAAAACTTGGGCAACAG TGGTTTAATTTGAATTCATTGTTGACTGGACCAGAGCTGATATCAGACACATACCTAGCCCTCTTCCTTGCACAGTTACAACAAGAAG GGTATTCCATATTTGTGATCCGAGGAAATCTCCCGGAGTGTGATGCAGAGCAGATTCTGGGGATCATGAAGGTGCAGCAGCAACAGAGACCCAAGCTGATTGGAGAGGACGAGGCTCAGTCGAGTAGTGGCATGGG CAGATCATCAGGGCAGGGTAGTGTGCTGGAGGCAGGCCCTGGTGTGGTAGAGGGGGTggtggatgaggatgaggaggagctgAGGAAGGCCCTGGCCCTGAGTAGACAGGGAATGGAGGTGGAGGATGAAGAGGCTGATCTTCGCAGGGCCATACAGCTCAGCATGCAGGGTAAGGCTTTATTGG GGGCAGTAGTGAGCAATACGTCAATGCCAAAAGGGGGACTTGTTGCTAAAACGACATCGTCCGGCCAGGCACCAGGGAGTACTACAGGAGGAGCACCTCTGAGTGAGAAACTCTCAGCTGAGGAACTGCGACGGAGGAGACAAGCCTACTTTGACAG ACAGTCCCAACAGCTGGCTCAGCCCACTTCACCTCAACAACCAACAGAAAGCACAG GACCCGGGAAGAGTGGCACAGAGGAAGATGCACAAACCAAACGCAGCCAGTGA
- the LOC124001924 gene encoding ubiquitin thioesterase OTUB2-like, with protein sequence MTEPGQFVSSREEISTYLLEVEAAKYREICSQYKYMRKIRGDGNCFYRALCFGHLESLLQNDRALQRFKETVKQSSKELLAAGFDESSFKDMLDMFVGVLEQCEADEQGDALLQLFNEQTTSDSMVQYLRLLTSAYLQNHADFFSHFVEAPSLKVYCTREVETMAMECDHVDILALSEALGVSIHIASVEGGDGHRLAHHTIPEGAEPCLHLLYKTAHYDILYPHCH encoded by the exons ATG ACGGAACCAGGACAGTTTGTTTCAAGTAGAGAAGAAATATCTACATATCTGCTGGAGGTGGAAGCTGCAAAGTATCGG GAGATTTGCAGCCAGTATAAGTACATGAGGAAAATCAGGGGCGATGGTAATTGCTTTTACAGAGCCCTCTGCTTTGGACACCTGGAATCATTGTTACAAAATGATAGAGCTTTGCAAAG aTTCAAAGAAACAGTGAAACAAAGTAGCAAAGAATTATTGGCTGCAGGCTTTGATGAGAGCTCTTTCAAAGACATGCTTGACATG TTTGTAGGTGTCCTAGAACAATGTGAAGCTGATGAGCAGGGTGACGCGTTGCTCCAGCTCTTTAATGAGCAAACTACCTCCGACAGTATGGTGCAATACCTCAGGCTGCTCACCTCAGCCTACCTGCAAAACCATGCCGACTTCTTCAGCCACTTTGTGGAGGCACCCAGTCTCAAGGTTTACTGCACTCGG GAAGTGGAAACCATGGCGATGGAGTGTGATCACGTAGATATTCTGGCTCTGTCGGAGGCCTTAGGAGTTAGCATCCACATTGCTTCCGTGGAGGGGGGAGACGGACACCGCCTGGCCCACCACACGATTCCAGAGGGAGCGGAGCCCTGCCTACACCTCCTATACAAAACAGCCCACTATGACATTCTCTACCCACATTGCCATTGA